Genomic window (Rossellomorea aquimaris):
AGTTCCTGAAGAGACGATGGTTGAGGAATTAAAGAAAGAAATCGACAAGATCGCAGAAGAATATTTTGCACAGCAAGAAGCAGAAAAGAATGAACAAGAAGTATAAATGCATGTAAAGAGGACTGATCGAGATCAGTCCTCTTTTTTTTTATTCTTGAAACGCTCCCAATTTCAAGAAAAAGTGTTGTTTTTAAAAGAACGGCAGTACAAATAATCCAATAATTATCGATACGGCCCCAATTCCGATCGCCCAGGCACCGAGCATTTCTGCTCCTCGTCTTCTTGCCACGAATCCAAGAACAATCCCCGCAGCCCCCATGATTACCGGGAGAATAAATAAGGAAAGAATGGATAGAGCAAGTGCGGAGTAACCCAATACACGACCTGATGTTGTCGTATCTCGGGCGGTATCCTCTTCAAAGTCGCGGCTTACACTCATTGGAGCAGCAATTTCAGCTGCTGTTTCTTCACGGTATTCTTTACTCACATCTGTTTCCGGATTGTCGTAATACACGTCGATATCTTGTAGATTTCGATCAACGCTGTTTAATTCGCGTCGTTCA
Coding sequences:
- a CDS encoding DUF4190 domain-containing protein — its product is MNDERRELNSVDRNLQDIDVYYDNPETDVSKEYREETAAEIAAPMSVSRDFEEDTARDTTTSGRVLGYSALALSILSLFILPVIMGAAGIVLGFVARRRGAEMLGAWAIGIGAVSIIIGLFVLPFF